In one Mangifera indica cultivar Alphonso unplaced genomic scaffold, CATAS_Mindica_2.1 Un_0127, whole genome shotgun sequence genomic region, the following are encoded:
- the LOC123208007 gene encoding protein EDS1-like has product MEASRLGLRQDHINKACLLAMKAHKSPEKPYLLDKSSKTDVIFSFAGTWSVEDWFTTNPFGERKIDRDQFPSLRSIGIDEVATVNEAFLNRFLTILPHLLKEVGKAVTENKQIVFTGHSSGGAIAILMTVWFLQQQYKPDPTINLQHPYIQPDPRMPPLCITFGSPLVGDKVFSHALGRENWSQYFFHFVSRYDIVPRVFFAPLSSIKGYLHDILHYLNPKSTLTVQEPVGQASNLFVHVMRSASSLTSHVACQLMGNTNKLSETWSRFIELSPYRPFGNYVFYAQNGTEVVLVKNPDAILQMLFYSSQLLSMEEGPQIALRSVEEHLKYQHELQSFDRKFVTHLDSLDGLPLSSNGGARIDILLNILGLSPRARLCLCAAKEFEKQKLRNQERIDHKMADIKRGIEMLERYKTKCEARKESYYDAFKKSRDHDDFDANVKRLELAGILDEVMEMIKRYELPDGFEGRKEWLEIGTRYRRIVEPLDIANYYRHLKNEDTGSYMIKGRPKRYKFTQNWLEYAQKMEKESSCESCFWAEVEELQILIITSNNPGVSEGVMNSILCLHEKVEKWVERQELGADVFFEGSTFIKWWNMLPEQLRSDSRISRLINK; this is encoded by the exons ATGGAGGCTTCAAGGCTTGGATTGAGACAAGACCACATCAATAAAGCCTGCTTATTGGCGATGAAAGCTCATAAGTCGCCGGAGAAGCCTTATCTACTAGACAAGTCAAGTAAAACCGATGTGATATTTAGCTTCGCGGGAACTTGGTCGGTAGAGGATTGGTTCACTACAAACCCATTCGGAGAAAGGAAGATCGATCGCGATCAATTTCCATCGCTCAGAAGTATAGGAATTGATGAAGTTGCAACAGTGAACGAAGCTTTCCTCAATAGATTCCTAACAATTTTGCCGCATCTACTGAAGGAG GTGGGAAAAGCTGTGACAGAAAATAAGCAAATAGTGTTTACAGGGCATTCCTCAGGTGGAGCTATTGCCATTCTAATGACAGTATGGTTCCTTCAACAGCAATACAAACCTGATCCAACAATAAACCTTCAGCACCCATACATACAACCTGATCCAAGAATGCCACCGTTATGTATAACGTTTGGCTCTCCCCTTGTTGGCGATAAAGTATTCAGTCATGCTCTGGGGCGAGAAAATTGGTCACAGTACTTCTTCCACTTCGTTTCAAGATACGATATTGTGCCTCGAGTTTTTTTTGCTCCTCTCTCTTCCATCAAGGGATACTTACACGATATCCTGCATTACCTGAATCCCAAATCCACACTTACCGTACAAGAGCCAGTTGGACAAGCATCAAATCTCTTCGTACATGTAATGAGGAGCGCTTCATCTCTAACCAGTCATGTCGCTTGTCAACTAATGGGAAACACAAATAAGTTATCCGAAACTTGGTCAAGATTTATTGAGCTAAGCCCGTATAGGCCATTTGGAAACTATGTTTTCTATGCACAAAATGGAACGGAAGTGGTGCTAGTGAAAAACCCTGACGCTATTCTGCAGATGTTATTCTACTCTTCTCAATTACTCTCCATGGAAGAAGGTCCACAGATTGCTCTAAGAAGTGTAGAGGAACACCTGAAATATCAACACGAATTGCAGAGCTTCGATAGGAAATTTGTGACCCATTTAGACTCTTTGGATGGGCTTCCATTGTCTTCAAATGGAGGTGCAAGAATCGACATTCTATTGAATATCCTCGGTTTG AGCCCGAGAGCCAGACTGTGCCTTTGCGCTGCCAAAGAGTTTGAGAAGCAGAAATTGAGAAACCAAGAAAGGATTGATCATAAAATGGCAGATATCAAAAGAGGAATAGAAATGTTGGAAAGGTACAAAACAAAGTGTGAGGCTCGCAAAGAGAGCTACTATGATGCCTTCAAGAAATCAAGAGACCATGATGATTTTGACGCAAATGTGAAGAGGCTCGAATTGGCTGGAATCCTAGACGAAGTCATGGAAATGATAAAAAGATATGAACTTCCTGATGGGTTTGAAGGTCGTAAGGAGTGGTTAGAAATTGGAACAAGGTACCGCCGCATTGTTGAACCTCTAGATATCGCCAACTACTACAGGCACCTAAAGAATGAAGATACGGGATCTTATATGATAAAGGGCAGACCAAAACGATACAAATTCACCCAGAATTGGCTTGAGTATGCCCAAAAGATGGAGAAAGAATCCAGCTGCGAATCCTGTTTCTGGGCAGAGGTAGAAGAGCTGCAGATATTAATTATAACTAGTAACAATCCCGGAGTGTCTGAAGGTGTTATGAATAGCATTTTGTGCCTTCATGAAAAGGTAGAGAAGTGGGTTGAACGGCAAGAGCTAGGTGCTGATGTGTTCTTCGAGGGTTCCACTTTCATCAAATGGTGGAACATGCTCCCCGAGCAACTTAGATCAGATTCTCGCATTTCAAGACTCATAAAcaagtaa
- the LOC123208010 gene encoding uncharacterized protein LOC123208010 — translation MVSDSITNASITSTPNSKDFGKKKRTNRSAKLKQCKLDARREQWLSQGAVKSKGCKNGLGDDRKERDLSLENSRQRDEDNNGRKIHHESDLESPSNSPIDSLFSGGGMDSTANCGGSSSGSSSGSSVCGSSTGGSCSSSITEEEEEEEDGCLDDWEAVADALAADDDNNKNKAEVEHDNPCYQSPSQSQLDSPHDLNSELGLDSLNSMPDGASAVPRVSGNNTRAWRPDDAFRPQSLPNLTKQRNFPASDRHFGQGGVAWTCNNVLTVPSSCPICCEELDLTDSNFLPCLCGFRLCLFCHKRILEEDGRCPGCRKPYKHDEIESEASLQGGCLTFRLARSFSMVARS, via the exons ATGGTTTCTGATTCAATCACCAACGCTTCGATTACATCTACCCCCAACTCCAAGGATTTCGGCAAGAAAAAGAGG ACCAATAGGTCTGCAAAATTGAAGCAGTGCAAGCTCGACGCTCGTCGCGAGCAATGGCTGTCGCAAG GTGCGGTGAAGAGCAAGGGATGCAAGAATGGATTAGGGGATGACCGGAAAGAGAGGGACCTGTCGTTGGAGAATTCAAGGCAAAGAGACGAGGACAATAACGGCAGAAAGATCCATCACGAGAGCGATTTAGAATCCCCGTCGAACAGCCCAATTGACAGTCTCTTTAGTGGTGGGGGAATGGATTCAACTGCCAATTGCGGTGGAAGTAGTAGCGGTAGCAGCAGCGGTAGTAGTGTTTGTGGTAGCAGCACTGGTGGCTCTTGCTCCAGTAGCATAacggaagaggaagaggaggaggaagatGGTTGTTTGGACGATTGGGAAGCTGTAGCTGATGCTCTTGCCGCGGAtgatgataacaataaaaataaggcGGAAGTGGAACATGATAACCCCTGTTACCAGTCACCTTCCCAGTCTCAGTTGGACTCTCCGCATGATTTGAACAGTGAGTTAGGTTTAGATTCTCTGAATTCAATGCCTGATGGTGCCAGTGCTGTGCCAAGAGTATCTGGGAATAATACGCGGGCATGGAGACCGGATGATGCTTTTAGACCTCAGAGTCTGCCTAATTTAACAAAGCAGCGGAATTTTCCTGCTTCAGATAGGCATTTTGGTCAAGGTGGAGTTGCATGGACTTGCAACAATGTTTTAACAGTGCCTTCTTCTTGTCCTATTTGTTGTGAGGAATTGGACTTAACGGACTCAAATTTTTTGCCCTGTTTGTGTGGTTTCCGACTCTGCTTGTTTTGTCACAAGAGGATTCTTGAGGAGGATGGGCGGTGTCCCGGTTGCAGGAAGCCATATAAGCATGATGAAATTGAGTCAGAGGCAAGTCTGCAAGGAGGCTGCCTTACATTTCGGTTGGCTCGTTCTTTTAGCATGGTTGCAAGGTCTTAG
- the LOC123208002 gene encoding TORTIFOLIA1-like protein 3, translated as MAQPLKLKVYGLLTKLSDRDTYSQAATELDSIASTLDSALLPTFLSCILSTNASDKPGVRKECIHVITTLSSSHNLSPYVTKIVNSLTRNFRDKNSSVQATCISTVSSLSSRVSASAFVTILKLLSDALFTEQDVNAQVGAALCLAAAIDAAPDPDAGKLGRMLARLERLVKNEGFKAKAAALVVVGSVIGSGAAGGAGLTGLVSCLLGALSSDDWAARKAAAEALWRLATVEKDSLAEFKANCLKVFESRRFDKVKAVREVMNQMIEAWKQVPDIFDEVSTPPESHCSSKENATDGRYLAGSKNFTARLELKRKSIPAGKSTPPDSSFSTTARKRGPLKKTSPATFQKLENKKPSNWKVEISVPSSASLTDAHEDDVKERDGNVLERRNNENTRLPKSETKRALFNKSFDDKTHKFGGLRSGSRVAPCLESYENTSAISNNCVNLQTNHKDCEDLSLIRNQLVQIEKQQSNLLDLLQRFIGSSQNGMHSLETRVHGLELALDEISYDLAVSTGRMTKTDSHGTTCCLLPGAEFLSSKFRRKTESRSSTSRVTISGGASSLSAMCHRTDISGNSEMHKSQNRRLRYQGGGFIVNPLAEICTDSRGVAELARQ; from the exons ATGGCTCAACCTCTTAAGCTCAAAGTGTACGGTTTACTGACGAAACTCTCGGACCGTGACACGTATTCACAAGCCGCAACTGAACTGGACTCAATCGCCTCCACGTTGGACTCGGCTCTGCTACCGACATTTCTCTCCTGCATTCTTTCTACTAATGCTTCCGATAAACCGGGAGTTAGGAAAGAATGCATCCACGTCATCACCACACTGTCGTCGTCACACAATCTGTCGCCTTACGTCACCAAGATCGTCAACAGTCTCACACGCAATTTCCGTGACAAGAACTCCTCCGTCCAGGCCACGTGCATAAGCACAGTTTCCTCTCTCTCGTCGCGTGTCAGTGCGTCGGCATTCGTCACTATTTTGAAGTTGCTGTCCGACGCGCTTTTCACGGAGCAGGATGTGAACGCGCAGGTCGGTGCAGCGCTGTGCCTTGCGGCGGCGATCGATGCGGCGCCTGATCCAGACGCGGGGAAGCTGGGGAGGATGTTGGCGAGATTGGAGAGGTTGGTGAAGAATGAAGGGTTCAAGGCCAAGGCGGCAGCTTTGGTGGTGGTTGGGAGTGTGATCGGGTCTGGTGCTGCGGGAGGGGCGGGGCTGACGGGGCTGGTGAGCTGTTTGCTTGGGGCTTTGAGTAGCGATGACTGGGCGGCGAGAAAAGCCGCCGCGGAAGCGCTTTGGAGGTTGGCAACGGTAGAGAAGGATTCGTTGGCAGAGTTTAAGGCCAATTGCTTGAAAGTTTTTGAAAGTAGGAGATTTGACAAG GTAAAGGCTGTTAGGGAGGTTATGAATCAGATGATAGAGGCATGGAAACAAGTTCCAGATATATTTGATGAGGTTTCTACGCCACCGGAATCGCATTGTTCATCTAAAG AAAATGCAACTGATGGAAGATATCTAGCCGGATCCAAGAATTTCACAGCCAGACTTGAATTGAAGAGGAAATCGATTCCAGCTGGCAAGTCAACTCCACCAGATAGTTCATTTTCGACCACTGCTAGGAAGAGAGGTCCCTTGAAGAAAACAAGTCCAGCAACCTTCCAAAAGCTGGAGAATAAGAAACCTTCCAACTGGAAAGTTGAGATATCTGTTCCTAGCTCTGCTTCTTTGACGGATGCTCATGAGGATGATGTCAAGGAGAGAGATGGGAATGTCTTAGAAAGAAGGAACAACGAGAATACTAGGCTTCCAAAGTCTGAGACAAAACGTGCCCTTTTTAATAAGAGTTTTGATGACAAGACGCACAAATTTGGAGGGTTGAGATCTGGATCTCGAGTAGCTCCATGTCTTGAGAGCTATGAAAATACTTCTGCAATAAGTAACAATTGTGTGAATTTGCAGACAAATCATAAAGATTGTGAAGATTTATCTTTGATCCGCAATCAACTTGTTCAGATTGAAAAACAGCAGTCTAATCTACTAGATCTCCTTCAG AGATTCATTGGTAGCTCACAAAATGGGATGCACTCTTTGGAGACACGAGTTCATGGCCTTGAGCTGGCACTTGATGAAATATCGTATGACTTGGCTGTATCAACTGGACGGATGACCAAAACTGACTCCCATGGAACCACCTGTTGTCTGCTGCCTGGTGCAGAATTTTTAAGCTCCAAATTCAGGAGGAAGACAGAAAGCCGAAGTTCAACCTCAAGAGTTACTATTTCTGGTGGCGCCTCATCATTGAGTGCCATGTGTCACAGAACTGATATTAGCGGCAATTCTGAAATGCATAAGTCGCAGAATCGTAGGTTGAGGTATCAGGGTGGTGGTTTCATTGTGAATCCATTAGCAGAAATTTGCACCGACTCAAGAGGTGTAGCAGAGTTGGCACGTCAGTAA